A genomic stretch from Rhodomicrobium vannielii ATCC 17100 includes:
- the acs gene encoding acetate--CoA ligase has product MTGKIYPVSEAWSSSAYIDENKYRALYEQSVSDPEGFWGEQAARIDWIKPFTKVKNTSYDPHNVSIKWYEDGSLNVAANCIDRHLETRGDQIAIIWEGDEPNLDLKVTYRELHDRVSRFANVLKKHGVKKGDRVTIYLPMIPEAAYAMLACARIGAIHSVVFGGFSPDSLASRIVDCDSSVVITADEGVRGGRKVPLKANADKALEKCPSVERVLVVKRTNGTVGWTPGRDYWLAEEMESVSADCPPEEINAEDPLFILYTSGSTGQPKGVLHTSGGYLVYASLTHQYIFDYKDGDIYWCTADVGWVTGHSYILYGPLANGATTVMFEGVPNYPTASRFWDVIDKHQVNTFYTAPTAIRALMGAGDELVKKTSRKSLKLLGSVGEPINPEAWEWYYHVVGEERCPIVDTWWQTETGGILISALPGAIALKPGSATLPFFGIKPALVTPDGQPIEGAGEGNLVITDSWPGQMRSVYKDHTRFVQTYFSAYPGTYFTGDGCRRDEDGYYWITGRVDDVINVAGHRMGTAEVESALVAHPKVAEAACVGYPHSLKGQGIYVYVTLMEGIEPTEALRTELRNWVRQEIGPIATPDLIQFAPGLPKTRSGKIMRRILRKIAEDDFSNLGDTSTLAEPGVVSDLIENRMNKAVA; this is encoded by the coding sequence ATGACGGGCAAAATTTATCCAGTCTCCGAGGCCTGGAGCAGCTCGGCCTACATCGATGAAAACAAGTATCGCGCGCTCTACGAGCAGAGCGTCAGCGATCCCGAAGGTTTCTGGGGTGAACAGGCCGCCCGCATCGACTGGATCAAACCGTTTACAAAGGTCAAGAACACTTCATACGATCCTCATAACGTCTCGATCAAGTGGTACGAAGACGGCTCGCTGAATGTTGCCGCGAACTGCATCGACCGCCATCTCGAAACTCGTGGCGACCAGATTGCCATCATTTGGGAAGGCGACGAGCCGAATCTGGATCTCAAGGTCACGTATCGAGAACTACATGACCGCGTCAGCCGCTTCGCGAACGTGCTCAAGAAGCACGGCGTCAAGAAGGGCGATCGCGTCACGATCTACCTTCCGATGATCCCCGAGGCCGCCTATGCGATGCTCGCTTGCGCGCGCATCGGAGCAATCCATTCAGTCGTTTTCGGCGGGTTCTCGCCGGACAGCCTCGCGAGCCGCATTGTCGACTGCGACTCGAGCGTCGTCATCACGGCCGACGAGGGCGTGCGCGGTGGCCGCAAGGTTCCGCTCAAGGCGAACGCCGACAAAGCGCTTGAAAAGTGCCCAAGCGTGGAACGCGTGCTCGTGGTGAAACGCACCAATGGCACGGTCGGCTGGACACCCGGCCGGGATTACTGGCTTGCGGAAGAAATGGAGTCCGTCTCTGCAGATTGCCCGCCGGAGGAGATCAACGCGGAAGACCCGCTGTTCATTCTCTATACGTCGGGCTCGACGGGCCAGCCGAAGGGCGTGCTTCACACATCCGGCGGATATCTGGTTTATGCTTCTCTGACGCACCAATACATCTTCGATTACAAGGATGGCGATATCTATTGGTGCACGGCAGACGTCGGCTGGGTCACCGGCCACAGCTACATCCTCTACGGCCCGCTCGCCAACGGCGCGACGACGGTCATGTTCGAGGGCGTGCCAAACTATCCCACGGCATCGCGCTTCTGGGATGTCATCGACAAGCATCAGGTGAACACGTTCTACACAGCGCCAACCGCGATTCGCGCGCTGATGGGCGCCGGGGACGAACTCGTCAAGAAAACGAGCCGCAAGTCATTGAAACTGCTTGGTAGCGTCGGTGAGCCGATCAATCCCGAAGCTTGGGAATGGTATTACCACGTCGTCGGCGAGGAACGTTGCCCCATCGTCGACACCTGGTGGCAGACTGAAACCGGCGGCATTCTCATCAGCGCTCTGCCCGGTGCTATCGCCCTTAAGCCCGGCTCGGCCACGCTGCCGTTCTTCGGCATAAAGCCCGCACTCGTGACGCCTGATGGGCAGCCGATCGAGGGCGCTGGAGAGGGCAACCTCGTCATCACCGATTCATGGCCCGGCCAGATGCGCTCCGTCTACAAGGATCACACGCGTTTCGTCCAAACCTACTTCTCGGCCTACCCGGGCACCTATTTCACGGGCGATGGCTGCCGCCGCGATGAGGACGGCTACTACTGGATCACCGGCCGCGTCGACGACGTGATCAACGTGGCGGGGCACCGCATGGGGACGGCCGAGGTCGAGTCGGCGCTCGTGGCTCACCCGAAGGTGGCGGAAGCGGCCTGCGTCGGCTATCCGCACAGCCTGAAAGGTCAGGGTATCTATGTCTACGTCACCCTGATGGAAGGCATCGAGCCGACCGAGGCGCTCCGCACCGAATTGCGCAATTGGGTGCGGCAGGAAATCGGGCCGATCGCGACGCCGGACCTCATCCAGTTCGCGCCCGGCCTGCCGAAAACGCGCTCCGGCAAGATCATGCGTCGCATCCTGCGCAAGATCGCGGAGGACGACTTTTCGAACCTCGGCGATACGTCCACGCTGGCGGAACCGGGCGTGGTGTCGGATCTGATCGAGAATCGCATGAACAAGGCAGTCGCCTGA
- a CDS encoding adenosylcobalamin-dependent ribonucleoside-diphosphate reductase, producing MLIPISRQIWEAKYRYTPAHGEPEQSVEETFARVARAAALAEQEASQKDWEKRFLDAMADFAFIPAGRILAGAGTGRDVTLFNCFVMGEIGDDMGSIFAHVREAALTLQQGGGIGHDFSTLRPKGAPVKGVGADASGPVSFMDVWDAMCRTIMSAGSRRGAMMGTLRCDHPDIEAFIEAKADPARLRNFNLSVLVTDAFMEAVKADARWPLTFEGTVFREVSARGLWLKIMRSAYDYAEPGVIFIDRVNAANNLAWCETISATNPCGEQPLPPYGACLLGSINLAALIEKPFEPEARLDEARLERLVPVAVRLLDNIIDVSRYPLPSQEREAKAKRRIGLGVTGLADALIFCGAHYGEESGRALAASWMARISELAYEASAALAKEKGAFPLFDAEAFLARPFPASLPPPLQKAIRQHGIRNGVLTSIAPTGTISLLAGNVSSGVEPVFDFEFSRRVLQPDGSARHETVEDYAVRIFRERQGSEPLPPAFVAARELTPAQHLEMQAALQRHVDASISKTVNCPASIPFEDFEMLYADAYRLGLKGCTAYRPNAVTGEVLTPASTEEPPAQPALPLAAAVAREGHSIEPIPRLREPVLSGFTYKLKWPGSDHAIYVTINDSIENGERRPFEIFINSKNLEHYAWTVALTRMISAIFRRGGDVSFVVEELKAVFDPRGGAWMEGRYVPSLLAAIGDIVERHFIHIGFHGGASELARAVPSPPGDDSVQEGGIYLTNFCPRCGAPGMISQEGCRACRVCGFSTCN from the coding sequence ATGCTGATCCCGATTTCCCGGCAGATATGGGAAGCCAAGTATCGTTACACGCCCGCCCATGGCGAACCTGAGCAATCAGTGGAGGAAACTTTCGCCCGCGTGGCAAGGGCGGCCGCATTGGCAGAACAAGAAGCCAGCCAGAAAGATTGGGAGAAGCGCTTTCTGGATGCGATGGCGGATTTCGCCTTCATACCGGCGGGACGCATCCTCGCGGGAGCTGGCACGGGCCGCGACGTCACCTTGTTCAATTGCTTCGTCATGGGCGAGATCGGCGACGATATGGGCTCGATCTTCGCGCATGTCCGGGAGGCTGCGCTGACGCTCCAGCAGGGCGGCGGTATCGGCCACGATTTCTCCACGCTGCGGCCAAAGGGCGCGCCCGTGAAGGGGGTGGGCGCGGATGCGTCCGGCCCGGTCAGCTTCATGGACGTGTGGGATGCGATGTGCCGAACGATCATGTCCGCCGGATCGCGCCGCGGCGCCATGATGGGCACGCTCCGCTGCGATCATCCCGACATCGAAGCCTTCATCGAGGCGAAGGCGGACCCTGCGCGGCTCCGAAACTTCAATCTTTCGGTGCTCGTGACAGACGCTTTCATGGAGGCGGTGAAGGCGGATGCGCGCTGGCCGCTCACGTTCGAAGGCACCGTTTTCCGCGAGGTTAGCGCACGCGGCCTGTGGCTGAAGATCATGCGCAGCGCTTACGACTATGCGGAGCCGGGCGTCATCTTCATCGACCGCGTCAACGCCGCCAACAATCTTGCGTGGTGCGAGACGATCTCGGCAACAAACCCTTGCGGCGAGCAGCCCTTGCCGCCTTACGGCGCCTGTCTTCTCGGGTCAATCAACCTCGCCGCGCTGATCGAAAAGCCCTTTGAACCCGAGGCCCGGCTTGACGAGGCGCGCCTTGAAAGGCTTGTGCCCGTCGCCGTGCGGCTTCTCGACAACATCATCGACGTGTCGCGCTACCCGCTGCCATCGCAGGAACGCGAAGCGAAGGCGAAGCGGCGCATCGGCCTTGGCGTCACGGGGCTTGCAGACGCGCTGATCTTTTGTGGCGCGCATTATGGCGAGGAAAGCGGGCGCGCACTCGCGGCGTCGTGGATGGCGCGCATTTCGGAGCTCGCTTACGAGGCCAGCGCGGCACTCGCGAAAGAAAAGGGCGCTTTTCCCCTGTTCGACGCCGAGGCTTTCCTCGCGCGCCCGTTCCCCGCCTCGCTTCCGCCACCGCTGCAAAAGGCCATCCGGCAACATGGCATCCGAAACGGCGTTCTGACCTCGATCGCTCCCACGGGCACGATTTCGCTTCTGGCGGGCAATGTCTCCAGCGGCGTCGAACCCGTTTTCGATTTCGAGTTCAGCAGGCGGGTGCTCCAGCCGGATGGTTCCGCGCGACACGAAACGGTTGAAGATTACGCCGTACGGATCTTCCGCGAAAGGCAAGGCAGCGAGCCGCTGCCGCCCGCGTTCGTCGCGGCGCGCGAACTGACGCCCGCTCAACACCTTGAAATGCAGGCTGCGCTCCAGCGGCATGTCGACGCTTCAATATCCAAAACGGTCAATTGTCCGGCGTCCATCCCGTTCGAGGACTTTGAAATGTTGTATGCCGACGCATATCGCCTGGGTTTGAAGGGCTGCACCGCGTATCGCCCCAACGCAGTGACGGGGGAAGTTCTCACGCCCGCTTCCACCGAAGAGCCGCCCGCCCAGCCCGCGCTTCCACTCGCTGCCGCCGTGGCGCGCGAGGGACACTCCATAGAACCGATACCTCGCTTGCGCGAACCGGTGCTTTCGGGCTTCACCTACAAGCTGAAATGGCCGGGCTCGGACCACGCCATCTATGTAACCATCAACGACAGCATCGAGAACGGCGAGCGCCGGCCCTTCGAAATATTCATCAATTCCAAGAATCTGGAGCACTACGCGTGGACAGTCGCGCTCACGCGCATGATAAGCGCCATTTTTCGGCGCGGCGGTGACGTGAGCTTCGTGGTGGAGGAACTCAAGGCTGTGTTCGATCCGCGCGGCGGCGCCTGGATGGAGGGGCGTTACGTGCCGAGCCTCCTCGCTGCAATAGGCGACATCGTCGAGCGGCATTTCATCCATATCGGCTTTCATGGCGGGGCTTCCGAACTTGCGCGTGCCGTACCGTCGCCGCCGGGAGACGATAGCGTGCAGGAGGGCGGGATATACCTGACGAATTTCTGCCCGAGATGCGGGGCGCCGGGGATGATTTCGCAGGAAGGATGCCGTGCCTGCCGCGTCTGCGGGTTCTCCACATGCAATTGA